In Candidatus Eisenbacteria bacterium, a single window of DNA contains:
- a CDS encoding arsenate reductase ArsC codes for MPRDKPHVLFLDGSNAAGSLIAEALLHRHAGERFEVASAGLEPREVTALTRQVLEEVGIEATRLRSKRIKEFLARVPVHYAIILTQAAKASAPRLYPFAGKTLRWPCADPLESDDATGDRLEAFRQLRDQIDAHIRSWVAEVEAAGA; via the coding sequence ATGCCGCGAGACAAGCCCCACGTACTCTTCCTCGACGGCTCGAATGCGGCCGGCAGCTTGATCGCGGAGGCGCTCCTGCACCGGCATGCGGGCGAGCGCTTCGAGGTCGCGAGCGCGGGCCTCGAGCCGCGTGAGGTGACCGCGCTCACGCGCCAGGTCCTGGAAGAGGTCGGCATCGAAGCGACGCGGCTGCGCTCGAAGCGGATCAAGGAGTTCCTCGCGCGCGTTCCCGTCCACTACGCGATCATCCTGACGCAGGCCGCGAAGGCCAGCGCGCCCCGACTCTATCCGTTCGCCGGCAAGACGCTGCGATGGCCGTGCGCCGATCCGCTCGAGAGCGACGACGCGACCGGCGATCGTCTCGAGGCCTTTCGACAGTTGCGTGACCAGATCGACGCGCACATCCGGTCGTGGGTGGCCGAGGTGGAAGCCGCCGGAGCCTAG